From Candidatus Komeilibacteria bacterium CG_4_10_14_0_2_um_filter_37_10:
GGGCATAGTTTTCCGAAACAGCATTAATCAAATCAGCATTAATAATCGCTCGCTTAGCAAAATTTAAATATTGCACCTCTTCACTATCCAAATCTGGTAGGGTTGTTGTACCGCTGTCTCTTTTTTCTTTTGGTACATTCCACCACGCACCATTCATTTGATACATTAAATTATGAATAGTATAAAGTGTTGCCGCTTTATTTAATGTCTTATCTTTGTTTCTTTTTTTTATCAGTTCCGGTATCAATCCCGTATGCCAATCATGACAATGAATTACATCGAAGTGCTGATTTAAAATTTTTAGTAATTCAATAGCGGCTAAAGAAAATAAATAATATCGCGCATTATCGTTACTGGTACCATAAATCTTGGGCCAGCGACCAAAATACTTAGCTTGACCAATAAAATAAATCGGTAAACCCTCGCGTAGGTAACCACGATAAAAATCCACCAATACCTCTTTATTTTCACCGGTTTTAACCGCGACATTACGCTGGAAAATTTTAATCTTATACTTTTTACGATCAATGATCTTTTCATACAATGGGGTGATCACTGTGACGTGCTGCTTCAAACGGTGAATAGCCTTGGACAATGAACGAGTAACAACACCCAAACCGCCAGTTTGCGAATACGGTGCCACTTCCGCAGCAATATGAACAACGTTAATTTTTTTCATCTAATTTTCTTTAATTTATAACTATGAATACCGCAAATAGCCATAGCTAAAGCATCGGCGGCGTCATCGGGTTGTGGTACTTTATCCAAAGCTAATAATAATTTAACCATTTGACCAACCTGGTTTTTGCTAGCAGCTCCATAGCCGGTCAAGCCTTGTTTAACTTGCAGGGGGGTAAACTCCATCACTGGTAAATTCATTCTGGCTGCCGCTAATAAAACCACTCCCCTTGCTTGTCCCACCTTTAACGCCGTGGTCACATTTTTACAAAAAAACAGTTGTTCTACTACCAAACAATCGGGTTGATACTGCTGAATTAATTTATTGATGCCAGTTTCAATAATAAGTAATCTTTGACCAAAATCAAGATTAACTTTGGTCTTAAGAGAACCAAAGGCCATGGCTTTCATTTTATTATCGCTGCTACTAACAACACCGAAACCAGTATCAGCAAAGCCGGGATCGATTCCTAAGACAACAAGTTTTTTTGGTCGCTCCCAGACCATTGGGTTTTAAATAATATTTAAATAATTACAATTCAATATTAGTATAGACTTCTTGAACATCATCCAAATCATCCAGCGCTTCCATTAAGTTCATGATTTTTTCTGGTTCCGCTATTTTGACTTTATCCTTGGCAATATACTCCAAACCACTATCATTAACTGTTAAACCTAGCTGTTCTGCTGTTTCGCGAACTTTATTCAAATCAACAATCTCTGTATAAATAACCACGCCGTCGCTCTCTTGGCTAATATCTACGGCACCAGCATCAATCAATTGTAGCTCTTGATCATCGCTGATACTGACGTTGGCTAAGTAAATAACTCCCCGTCGTAAAAACATCCACATCACTGCTCCGCTAGTAGCTAGATTACCACCCATTTTTGCGATCAGATGCCGGACGTCACCGGCAGTACGATTTTTATTATCAGTAATAATTTCAATAATCAAAGCGCTGCCCGCTGGTCCATAAGCCTCATAGACCAACTCTTCCATAATAGTACTACCATCTCCGCCGCTGCCAGTTTTAATAGCACGATCAATGTTGTCTTTAGGAAGACTATACTTACGAGCTCGATCAATCGCCATTCTTAATTTAAAATTAGCGTTAGGATCAGCGCCGTCTCTCGCAGCAATAGAAATCGCTTTGGCTAGCTTAGTAAACGCGCCACTGCGCTTAACGTCTTTGGCTTCTTTTGCTCTTTTGGTTGTTGCCCATTTAGAATGACCGGACATAAAAAAATTGTTGATTAATTACTTCTTTTATCTACTAAACAAATGAATAATAACAAAAAATAAACGAAAAATCAAGGACCTAAACGAACTTTTACTCTCGACGAAAAAGACAAAATAAACTACAATACTATTATGATTACCCTACAAAAACAGTATCAACTATTATTAAAATCCATTGAGCTTTTGCCACAACAAATTATTGCCGGACGTCAGCTAAAAATTAAAACGTCTTTGATTGCTAAAATTAAGACAGCGGATAATGTGATTGTCTGTGGTATGGGTGGTAGTGCTTTGGGGTTTGATCTGGTGCGACATGCCCTGGGCAGCTACCTAAAGAAGCCCGTCATTATTAATTCTCATTATCACTTACCAGCCTTTGCCAATCAGCGGAGTTTAATTATTTTGGCTAGCTATTCTGGCTCCACAGCAGAAACTATTAATTGTGCTCGGGAAGCTAATAAAAAGAAATTTAACACTATTACAGTTTGTGGTCAGGCTAAAAGTGCTTTGGCTAAAATACCAACAACGCAACTTTTGTTATTTACTGGACAATATAACCCCTCGCAGCAACCACGCTGGGGTATCGGATATTTTATTGGTTTTTTCATCCAATTATTAACTGACTTGGAATGGAGTTTGTGGCCGACTAACAAAATCACAACTGATTTTATTAATGAATCAGTAATTAGTGATCCAAAAAATAAACAAAATCTTGTTCACCGACAACTATTAATCATTGCCGGCGAACACCTTATTGGCAATGCTCATATTCTCAATAACCAAATTAATGAAACTGCTAAAAATATCAGTTATTGGCTAACCTTGCCCGAATTAAATCATCACTTTCTTGAGGGATTAGTTAAGCCCCGGGGTCTTGTTAAGGAAAAACTAGCTGTGATTTTTCTGGAAAGTAGCCTTTATTCTCCAGCGATAAAAAAACGCCTGCTGCTAACCAAGCAAATATTTCATAAAAATGGGGCTAAGGTAATTTCATTGCAGACGCTGGCAAAAAACATCTGGTTAGACAGTTTATCCACATTGCATTTAGGTGCTATTTTGTGCTATGATATGGCTAGATGGAACAATGTTGACCCGATGAAAATTCCGCAAGTAGATTACTTCAAGCAACGCCTATCCCATCATTAAAAATTTGAGTATGAGGGAGGAGCAATCCTCTTTTATATATACCCCATGCCTGGATCAGCTTCTTGAAGCTTTCCAGTGAAATCCTCGTTTCCATGTTTGACGAGGATTTTTTTATTATCTAAATAAAATGTTATAATATGATTATGAATTTCCTCAAAAAAATAAAAGGTTGTTATTACTGGTTAATTGATTACCGCCTTGATTATCTGCTACTAGCGCTACTGGTTATCATGCTATTTACCTGGATACAAATGTCGCCAACTTTTTTAGATCCTGATTCTTTTTACCACGCCAAAGTCGCCATGATGATGAAAGAAAACTTAGTGATTGAAAAATTTGACTGGCTGCAGGGCACCAACCTTGATCAATACTATACTGACCATCATTGGCTCTACCATCTCTTATTAATACCCTTCGTTACTTTCTTACCGCCATTGATTGGCCTTAAAGTTTTTCAAGTCATTATTGTTACAAT
This genomic window contains:
- a CDS encoding crossover junction endodeoxyribonuclease RuvC, whose translation is MVWERPKKLVVLGIDPGFADTGFGVVSSSDNKMKAMAFGSLKTKVNLDFGQRLLIIETGINKLIQQYQPDCLVVEQLFFCKNVTTALKVGQARGVVLLAAARMNLPVMEFTPLQVKQGLTGYGAASKNQVGQMVKLLLALDKVPQPDDAADALAMAICGIHSYKLKKIR
- a CDS encoding YebC/PmpR family DNA-binding transcriptional regulator, which produces MSGHSKWATTKRAKEAKDVKRSGAFTKLAKAISIAARDGADPNANFKLRMAIDRARKYSLPKDNIDRAIKTGSGGDGSTIMEELVYEAYGPAGSALIIEIITDNKNRTAGDVRHLIAKMGGNLATSGAVMWMFLRRGVIYLANVSISDDQELQLIDAGAVDISQESDGVVIYTEIVDLNKVRETAEQLGLTVNDSGLEYIAKDKVKIAEPEKIMNLMEALDDLDDVQEVYTNIEL